The genomic window TCTTATGCTGTGTAATAATTGCATCCATATATTGATAGGGTCAGGATCAAGTTACATTTGGTGCAACTCTATGAGAATTATACCTTTGTCGAATTGGATATGGGCATCCTACATCAATGATCTGAGCTGTTGGATGTGGTTAACTATCTGTTtatacatcaaaaaaaatatgattttaaaatccgTGGCCTATTGATCGAGTGGTCAAAAAacatatattattttttgctATTTAAATTGTCCAATATTTCATCACTTGATGTATAGGTTAGGAGTCttgaaatcatatgatttttggttTGTAAACAGGTATCCAATTCATTCCAGAAAATTAAACTTTCCAGACAACTCATTCCTTCAATGGGCCAATGAGCTGGATAATCTTGAGTCTTGTATTGCAAGAGACCCTTTACATCCATATATTGATTTGCTAGATATTGCTTAGGCAGTTTATCTTGAGAAACTTATTACATTATCTGGCAGGTCTAGGCCATTGAAAAGGTTAAAATTGGAGCTCGAGGAAGAGACATCGAGGTAATCCTTGAGGGCAATCAAGGTTTTAAAGCTAATATCAGAACCACTTGCCTTCTCCCAGACCACTACAAGTTCTCCTTGGGTGACCGAGTCCACCTTAGGATGATTAAGTTTTACTCTAGAAGCTTGTCACTGCCAAAAAAATTTCTGGTAACATCTCTGACCATGATAAAGATTTTTTTCAGTTTTGCATGTACAAATTGTGAATTGCATGAGATGCCACAGGTCGTAGCAACTCTGGGGGAGCATGTCAATATCTCAAGATCTGGATTCCAGGGAACATGTTTCTACTGCACATACAACTTCACAGAACCAACTAAAACTCAGGGGATGGATCATTTGATAGTGTGACAATTTTATATCTTGGGGGCCTTGTGCAGAATATGAGATATGTTTCTTGTACATTTTCAGAAACAACTGTGTCCTATAATTCTTTGGAGTGAGAAGTAGCAGCTCAACTTTGAGGTTTGTACTGATGCACTAGAAGATATTAAGGATATCCACGATCACAATATTCAGGAGAAATGCTTGAATTTGTTGTTGCTATCTGTGATCATGTTTTtgataattttacttggagtgactGGTTAATGAATTATTGCTGCTAATTACTGCATCTCAGCTATGCTTGTCTTTTGTATTACCCAAGCCTTAAAATTTGGATGATACAGGAAATGCTAGGTTGTAAGGACCCTGCTACTCTTTGCATGTGATGATGCATTTATGCTGTGTGTTTACCTCAGATTTCCTCCAAAAAGAGGTGGTGAGCAAGAAAAATTGGATGAACTGTGATAACAAAACTTCCCGCAACAACATTGTTAATCGACAGAGGTGTTGCTTTTTTGCTTTTATGGAGCCCTGCAATCTATATTCCCAACTGAGTCAGGTTGCTGGCTGTTAGATATACAAGGATATGCCAACTTTTAATTGCTACCTTCAGGGAAGGCGCACAATAATAGTGGCATGGGTTGAATTTTTTCAGCTGAACATTGCAGAACTTAACAGCTTCACTAGCCCTCTCTGATGTGTTTTGATGTCAGAACTTTATATCAACCTTGATCATAGATTTTGGAAATCACAGTCATCAATCCTCTCGTGGTTGGCATTGGATGCTTTCATTTAGGACAAAGATCAGACCCCATTTTAATGTCTCCTTCTTGGTTGGATCCTACTTGTGGAGCATGATCATTGGGACGATGGAGCCCTGCTGAATATTGGTGGACTGATTATTGTGACCATGAGGAACGCTGCATGTGTGTCAAGGAGCTTGAGCAGGTTATGCTTTAAAGATGGAAAAGTAATGATCATTGAATATATTTTACCTCTTAAAGAAAATCTTTATGATATTATCTTATTTAAACATGACAAGTTTAGCTCGCAAATCTGCAGCTGGTATTCTTGCACCACCTATAGTATGTCATTTTGTCTTTGAAAATGTGTTTAAAAGACCAAGTGGAGATCAAGACACACTTGTAGGATTAATAAATtgggaaaagaaaattttataagacGGTAGGAGCTGCTGCTTGCTCAATTTTGAGAACTTCTCATGACagctcaaattaaaaaaatctcagGATGATTGGTCGGAGCTTTCAATGGTTTTCCACACTTAACAGACATTCCTTGTGTATTTCCATAATTCTATTTCTAATCTTGCTTCCTGATCTTCTTACATCCAGCATTTCTGCTTTCTTGATCTCATCTTAGTTTGGCTGGCTACCAGGAGTTTCAATAAGCTTTGTTTTGAGTTTAGGAAATCCAAAATTTTTCGGCAGCTTCCACCTAAGCTAACTTGTAACCAGAGCAAGCTAAAGTTCGAACGGCCATACAACTGTTATGCAAGACATCATAGACCCATGATCAAAAAAGGTGGCAAAACTTGATAGGTcaggggggaaaaaaaaatctaagaaagatCCCTTTTATATTTAAAATGAATCTGTCGGTGTATTGGATATAGGCCAAGATTATCCACCCAACAAAACTTTGTGAAACATATTTCAACTTTATGAAGTTCTGCCACTAGGATCATAAAGATTTGACACTCCAACAACTAGATGGGTGACCAGTATCCAGACAACCACAACCTCAGTTTATTTCTATTGAGAAGTAATGAAAATTCTTGATGAATTCCAAGATTTTTTTGCAATAATATATAATTCGAGAATATCAGAATCTCAACTAGTATAATAAATCCAATTCTAATTAACATATTGAAAACTGTTTTGAATGCTTAATATTATATGAATCACGTACTATATCCATAGATAGTGATCAAGATAATAGAACTCGAGGAATTAATTATATCATATCCACAGGTATTCATAATTTCATTAATTTCATACAGATCATTATCTCGGCAATAATAGAAAACCTAGGGGGctgtataaaaatatttatccatGGCTTACTAGATACCGTAAATTGTTCAGCTGCTCCCCTGGAAACGCAAAGTAGAGCCACGTATGTTTAATTCGAACAACATCCTCATATAAGTGGGACCCATCCTACCCTTTTATGGGTGCCGGACTGGGGGTTACGGCGACCGGTCCATTCATCTCGAGCCATccacctcctcctctccctcGCCCGCCCTCTCGCCCGCCCGCCGTGGAGGGCCCTAAAACCCTCTCTCTTTCCCCCTTTTCGAATCCGTCCGGCCTCCGAAACCTTATTCAAATCCGTTCTAATCCGTTGATCTGCTCCTGCGAAATTCTTCGAATCCTCCAACAACGATCGAAGGAGGAATGTAGAGGGCGGAATCGAAGAGAGCATGCGTCTCGCGCCGTGATCCGAACTCCGTGGTCAGATCTCTTCCCGATCACATTTCCAGCTTTCGATTTCCGGAACTTAGGGTTTCGCACTGAAGACTcgattttgattgatttttaagAGATTAGGGTTTTCTGCTTTTGAATTCAGTAATTCTTGAATTAGGATTTCTTTCTAAGAAATTGTGGGGATTTTATAAGATTTTCGGAGCCTAGACGTCTTTATTATGAGGACCGAATTGAATATTGAAGCTGATATCATCTGGTCTGATATAAAATTTgatctctctattttttcctGATTTTAAAAATGAACTTTCTTGCAATCAATTGATGGCTTTCAAGACCGTAACTCTGTAAAAGCCATCAATAGTTTTTGTGATTAGAGAATTGGCTAGTCGATTACTTGTCGTGCTTGTATTGAGTTGTTGTTGTTGTGGGTACAATACTTTAGATAAGTTAGATTACACTTGTTCAGCAATAGATGTGacacatttgaaaaaaaaaaaaaaagcattaggAATACCGAGTAAATTCTTGTTTGCTTATTTCTTGAAGCTTGAATACTCAATCTTCTGAATTAGTAAAGCTTAATCTTTCATGCCAAGTACTATAAGTTTGTGGGGGGATTATAATTTGTTTCCATGGGTtctcttttttttacttttatagGGAATGGCAGATGAATGTGTGAGGGAAGTGCCACTCAATGTTGATACTGATATTAATGAAGGAAAGGATGCTGGGCTGAATGGGAATAACGCAGCACCTGCAGATGATAGAACATCTCAGGTATATATATGGTATTCTGAGTTCGCTTGTGAAGTTTTGAGATTTTTCTTATGCAACCTTAATTGCTTGCATAAATGTTATTTGTTTCCTTTGTCAGGAGCTGCTGAATGTATCCCCCACTAAGGGATCCTTACTGGGTGAGGATAAAGAAGTTACTGTTGAATACAATGTTCATGATGTAGATAAAAAGGATAACGCTGAACTTGAAGAGGATCGTAAAGCAGTTGGAGGAGATGATAAGACACCTCGAGTTGGGATGATTTTCAAATCTTATGATGAAGTTTCTAATTTTTATAAGCAATATGCTCTGCATGTAGGCTTTGGAGTGGCTGTAAGAAAGTCCCAATTTACAAAATCTGGAGTATGTAGAAGGTTGATACTTGCATGTTCCAGGGCAGGCCGGGGACGACAAGATGCATGCTACCAAGCTAGACAGACTGCAAAAACAAACTGCCAGGCGATGATTGTATTGAAATTGTGGGGTGATGGGTTGCTTCATTTAGCAGAAGCCAATCTTGAGCATAATCATCCATTAAGCCCGTCAACAGCACGTTTCTTGAGCTGTTATAAAAAAATGACTGATGTGATGGCAGAAGGACCTACTGCACGACCGAATGGACATCGGAACATTCAGTCTGAGAACAGAAACTCTAATAAGATAGGACGGTTAAAGCTTGGGGAAGGAGATGATGAATCTATTTGTCAATTTTTTTCAGGCATGCAGAACAAGAATCCAAACTTCTTTTATTTAGTGGATTTCGAGAAGCATGGTCATTTGAGGAATTTGTTTTGGGCTGATGCCAGATCTAGGGCAGCATATCAGTACTTTGGTGATGTCATTTCCTTTGATACAACCTACTTAACTGAAAAATATGATTTGCCTCTGGTTTTGTTCATTGGTATGAACCATCATGGACAATCAGTGTTGTTGGGATGTGGTTTAGTTTCAGATGAAACAATTGAGACCTATATTTGGTTATTTAAGGCATTCCTAACATGTATGCTAGGGTGCTGTCCAAATGCTATAATCACTGACCATTGTATGGCCATTCAGGGTGCAGTTGCAGAGGTTTTTCCTGGAGTTAGACATCGTTTATGCATGTTCCATATAATGAAAAAGATTCCAGAGGAATTGAAGGGTTTTGCAGACTTCAAAGCTGTCAAGAAGGCAGTAAAAAAAGCAGCATATGACTCTTTAAGAGTCAATGAGTTTGAAGAAGAATGGAAAAAAATGATCGAGAGACATGAACTTGAAGGTAATGAATGGCTTGACTCGTTATATGAAAATCGGAACATGTGGGTACCAGCTTATCTTAAAGATGTTTTTTGGGCAGGAATGTCCATTTCTCAACGTGGTGAGACTGTAACTGCATTTTTTGATGGGTGTTTATATCCAAGAACTTCCATAAAGCACTTTCTCAGTAAATATGAGATGATCTTACAAAGTAAGTACAAAAAGGAGGCACAAGCAGACTCAGAATCATTCCACAAGACCCCACTcactatatctaaattttatatggaaGAACAACTTTCTAAATTGTACACTGTTAGCATGTTCAGGAAATTTCAGGATGAGCTAAAAGCCACTATGTATTGTGATGTTT from Elaeis guineensis isolate ETL-2024a chromosome 9, EG11, whole genome shotgun sequence includes these protein-coding regions:
- the LOC105051497 gene encoding protein FAR1-RELATED SEQUENCE 6 isoform X2, with protein sequence MADECVREVPLNVDTDINEGKDAGLNGNNAAPADDRTSQELLNVSPTKGSLLGEDKEVTVEYNVHDVDKKDNAELEEDRKAVGGDDKTPRVGMIFKSYDEVSNFYKQYALHVGFGVAVRKSQFTKSGVCRRLILACSRAGRGRQDACYQARQTAKTNCQAMIVLKLWGDGLLHLAEANLEHNHPLSPSTARFLSCYKKMTDVMAEGPTARPNGHRNIQSENRNSNKIGRLKLGEGDDESICQFFSGMQNKNPNFFYLVDFEKHGHLRNLFWADARSRAAYQYFGDVISFDTTYLTEKYDLPLVLFIGMNHHGQSVLLGCGLVSDETIETYIWLFKAFLTCMLGCCPNAIITDHCMAIQGAVAEVFPGVRHRLCMFHIMKKIPEELKGFADFKAVKKAVKKAAYDSLRVNEFEEEWKKMIERHELEGNEWLDSLYENRNMWVPAYLKDVFWAGMSISQRGETVTAFFDGCLYPRTSIKHFLSKYEMILQSKYKKEAQADSESFHKTPLTISKFYMEEQLSKLYTVSMFRKFQDELKATMYCDVSPIKVDGSLVTFEVRECSYMEDGKRTEKKDHEVLYDADKLQVQCICGSFQFRGILCRHTLSVFKLQQVFEIPSHYILDRWKKDYKRLHALAHPSHDMLTDNIMERYDYLSMRCLHLAELGFMSDDRYQVALKLIREMEKSLLDNGLCRDRQPMLLSFEMQSHENVQNLLVSQLGISEGNKNSNSLQVKRRGRPPKKGREPQVDLSVRSSKEQDFLRSSLVGNENNVLQSAPLASHLDAPIGTQGGIDLMEEVPPDDLSFGSHFSIHVNHQHHMGNHTRLQSSNLLQGQYDHQTVGSQSRVQWIYQQMLQEDQMPNAHSGRRTG
- the LOC105051497 gene encoding protein FAR1-RELATED SEQUENCE 6 isoform X1 produces the protein MADECVREVPLNVDTDINEGKDAGLNGNNAAPADDRTSQELLNVSPTKGSLLGEDKEVTVEYNVHDVDKKDNAELEEDRKAVGGDDKTPRVGMIFKSYDEVSNFYKQYALHVGFGVAVRKSQFTKSGVCRRLILACSRAGRGRQDACYQARQTAKTNCQAMIVLKLWGDGLLHLAEANLEHNHPLSPSTARFLSCYKKMTDVMAEGPTARPNGHRNIQSENRNSNKIGRLKLGEGDDESICQFFSGMQNKNPNFFYLVDFEKHGHLRNLFWADARSRAAYQYFGDVISFDTTYLTEKYDLPLVLFIGMNHHGQSVLLGCGLVSDETIETYIWLFKAFLTCMLGCCPNAIITDHCMAIQGAVAEVFPGVRHRLCMFHIMKKIPEELKGFADFKAVKKAVKKAAYDSLRVNEFEEEWKKMIERHELEGNEWLDSLYENRNMWVPAYLKDVFWAGMSISQRGETVTAFFDGCLYPRTSIKHFLSKYEMILQSKYKKEAQADSESFHKTPLTISKFYMEEQLSKLYTVSMFRKFQDELKATMYCDVSPIKVDGSLVTFEVRECSYMEDGKRTEKKDHEVLYDADKLQVQCICGSFQFRGILCRHTLSVFKLQQVFEIPSHYILDRWKKDYKRLHALAHPSHDMLTDNIMERYDYLSMRCLHLAELGFMSDDRYQVALKLIREMEKSLLDNGLCRDRQPMLLSFEMQSHENVQNLLVSQLGISEGNKNSNSLQVKRRGRPPKKGREPQVDLSVRSSKEQDFLRSSLVGNENNVLQSAPLASHLDAPIGTQGGIDLMEEVPPDDLSFGSHFSIHVNHQHHMGNHTRLQSSNLLQDVCKLQGQYDHQTVGSQSRVQWIYQQMLQEDQMPNAHSGRRTG